In the genome of Erpetoichthys calabaricus chromosome 13, fErpCal1.3, whole genome shotgun sequence, the window ACATATCATCATGAATGTCTTATTAAATTGTCACCTCACGTGTCGTGTACTCAATGGACTTGAAACGAAATGCTTGCCTTGCAAAGCCACAGCCGCCAGAGACGCTGCCATCTTTAATCGCCACCCTCGCTCTCAGATATTCAAACAAGATGGCAGCCAGTGGTGGGTATGGAGTGAAGCACAAAGCAGAACTGGGGGAGCAGTTCAGATCAGGTTGCTGGGGGGACTCAAAGGACCGAAGCTCCAAATCTTGTGGCATCACTCGAGTGCCCATTTAAAGTGGCACGTCTGGGTTTCTGAAGCAGACCACAAACCTTCCAGCTTCTCTGCCCTGGAGCCCCTGTTGTTCCCAAGGTATGTGACACAATTGTTCTGCTCTGTCACCCTGCTGGTGGCTCATGTCCCAGACTCCCCCTGCCTCAAACTCTTCTACAAGGAGGCCCCCCACGCCACACCATGAAGCCCTCACGTTTTGGGACATAAAGTGACCGATGCCAGTGGAGATGTCAACATGGTGGTCATCTAGCGTGGCGAAGTGGCCTGTGCTCCTTCAACAGCAAATTAAATGGCACGGCAGGAGCTCCTGGGCTCTCACTCGGGGCACTGGTGCCAATGGATGTCCACCCTCTTGGGTACGCTTTCTGAAGAGCAGGCCCTCTAGCTTGAACCCAAAAACCCTTTAAATGACGACCCTCAGCAGGTCACTTTCAACCCATCAATGAATGTAAGAAACGAGAAATGAGGAAGATTctagaaaaccaaaacaaatacgTAAGCAGGGCTTTTaagacacttaaaaaaaaatcatcaagcaAAAATTACAGAGCAGTCAAAAAGCTTCTGCAACACAACCCCGAGAGTCGAGGACCCCTGGAGACCACAGTGGACGTCCTGTGCAGGTGGCTCATGAAGACCCTAACAGGTACAAACgaacaacatttcagaaatgtcaGCCGCCGCAAAAGCGCCCAGCGGAAGGGTAAAGAAATGGCACGCAATCGGCCAAGGCGTCCCCCCGGCCCCCTGCAATTCTCTTCACCGCCGCTCCGCCAGGCTCTGCTTACTGCAAGTTCGGCTACGAGGCCTGAAAATGGCGGCTCAGTTAAAGCCGCGTGCCCAGCACTGCGTCCCCGAGAGGATTCTGAATGGTGGGCGAGATTCACGCTGTGCTGAGAGCGGCAATGACGTGGCATTCCTTTGTTCGGACAACAGGCTGTTCACGGCGTATTCGACTTCTGCCCCGCCGCCTCCGTTACGAGACAAGGCGAGAAGGCAGGCTGAACTGTCCACACAAGGCCGAGATGGAGGGGTCATCTGCTCCGCGGCCCCTGCAAAACATGGAGAGAAACGATGAGCGCCGAGGCTGCAGACCCCCAAGAGCGGCGAGTGAAGGCAGCAGACGGCCTTCTTTATTTACCGGAGTCCCGATGGTCCGAGTCCAGCCTGATCCGCACATAGCCACTGGGAGGAGGGAGCGCTCGGCTGTGCTCTTCTTCCTGTGAAAGACGACATCTCCTTTAACATAAACCTCAAAGACGACGACGCGGCGGGTCACATCGCGTTATCATCTTTGAAGGAAGAGCAAACTAAATGAAAAACGAAAAGACGTCAAAGAGCAGAGCAGACCTTGGACAGCAGGATCTTTGCGTTCTTCAAGTTCTTCTTGTATTCCAGCAGCGTTCTGGACAGCTGCTCAACCGTCACTTTCATATGGGGCGTCCTGCACTCGGCCTCGGCCTAAAATGAAAGAGTGTGAACATCAGGAGGGATGGCATGAAGAAGCCCTAAGTGTTATGGCGCCCTGCTCTCCTGACAGTTGGCTAAACAAAGACACAGATGACATTTCTAGAGTTTATaaaaacagcagctccatcactggCACCACCACATTCATTCTCACCACACGCTGGTGACCAGCCAGATGGACGACAGGAAGTCCGAGAAGGTGAAAGACGGAGAATGCAagggctgtgaggcagcaaacTGCGACGTGCAGACATCAGGGGACGTCAGAGTGCCACTCGCCTGTACCCCCAGTCAATGACAGACCTCATCATGCGCCTCCACTCGTGTGACTCAAACGCGTGTCACAGTGTCATAAGTGAGGGAGTACAGGCCTCTTGTCACAAACAACATCGAAAGCGAGTCTTGTGGGCTCTGCGTCTCGGTCGAAGAGGATGGCTGACAAAAGGGATTTAAACTCGACTAAGGATATGGGAGGTGGCCGGGACAAGAACCCTGGTATGGCCTGTGGGAAAGGGGACCACCGTGTGTAGCTACTTGTACCCTGAACAACATCTCACATTGGCGTCACACCACCGGCTGGCTGCCATTTTCAGCTGATAAACTCTTTGGAGAAACTGCCACAGAGGGGCTACAGGCCTGAGGCTACAGGGGGTACCAGAGGTCTTCAGGTCACAGTCCTGGAGTGATCtgaaggggatggtggaaaagaaGGCCAGGAGCCAAGACGGTGCAGCCTATTAACACCCTTAGCTCGACAATCTGAAAACGACGCTTCGCCGATTGTCACTCGCGTTCTTCCAGTCGTGTATTTGTCACCGCATACAACTCCCTGAACCTGCCAGACTCTGACGTACCTCCCCCGATAAACTGATGCCCCTCTGGTTCAAACTCACTATCATGAACAGGCGCCATCTGCTCAATAAAACCCACAAAGCTGTTTGTCTCCGTCCTACACTTACATCTGAGCCAAAAATTAAACTTGTGCCTCACTTCGAGATTTTCGAGGGTTCTTGTGATCCTAAACCATCCCATGAGATTAGAAACACAAACCACGTGAGGTCTGCAGAAGTTACCCCCAAGTGGCACCCTTAGCCTGACGTTCATGTAGTCAAGTGTTGGCACACTCTGTGCCAAGCTACTCACAATGTACCCTGGAACAGTTAATACTTAGCCCAAACACGAAGCATCCTGAACAAAAGAGAAGACAAATGGAGTCAGGCCAGCACTGATGTCAATGTCAGAATCAAGCCACTTGAAGCTCGCATGTAAATTGAAATGAACGCGTGGACTACAGATGAGCCGCCTTGCCAATATTGAAACTGCAAGGATGGCACACCAGTGTAAATCTTTGAAACGCAGAGGATGGACATACTGTACCTTCACGTGAGCCTCATTGTCCAAGGTGGGAACTTTCCAAGGTGAGCCTTCACAATCTCCGTCACTGAGAAGGACAGAAGACACAAAGTTaattttgatttctcttttaAGCAAAGCCCTGCTATCCATCTGTGGAAGGAGGATGAAGAAGCTAAGAACGCGACTGGCACAGGGTGACATACTGGaattctaaagcactttgagctacgctCAGGTATGAAAATAAGCCACAGAAATCAAAGATGTTCTTGCGCAGTGTGGCAGACATGAGGCCTACAAGGCACCATGTGTCTGACTGCTGCCCAGATCTTTGTATGGGGGTCTACAACCTCCGAGACCACACATGACATGGGTCTTAAAGGACAGCATTCACAGCCTGGCACTTACCTTAAAGAacgaggagcagcttcagccccTCATTCACATCCCGACCTGTGTGTGTCGTGATGGCGTTTATTTTGCTCCGTTCCCTTTGGCTCGAgtagaacatttttcttttctgtaatgttttagAGGGTTCTGAATCCTAATTCTGCATTAAGGTATTATTCAGACATCTCTTAATATTTTAGATCTTGGACTCTGAAGGGTAAACTCAAAGAACGCTCCAAAAAGTGATTCTCCTGATCGCCACTCCTCAGAACACAGAAACTAAGATGAAGGCAGTTACTCTGTCAGGCCCACGAAGGGCAGCAGGTGGCACAGCCCGAGTACCGCAGGGGGTTGTGTTTCTTAACCTCATAAAGGGGCACAAATGACTGCCTGTGCTCGCTGGGCGTAGACGAGGATGGAGAGTGCAGGGGAAAGATGACAGGAAGAGAAGAAACGGCAGACAACACTTGggaggagaaagaatggaagATGAGAGAGGACAGGATTAGGGTCTGCTGTGGGGCCGTTCAGGAGGCAGCAAGTGGCCATCTGCTTGGCCTACAGGTGAGGAGTGAGCGCCAAGTCTCAATTTGTATTTAGCCTTACACATCTGCCATGTCTGCTCCCACGTCTCACCCACTCTCTGAGCAATCGGCCGTTTCAcagatttattttacatttgagaGACTCGCGGCTCGTATTCCGTTGTCAGTGTAAGACCTCTGATGTTTGGGGCTTTGTACAATTTCACGAGTGGCTCTCTTTCTTTGTACGAATTTGACAAACGGGAGGAGAACTCTCAGTCCCGCTGTCACACGTTTGATTCGTtgagctgccccccccccccaccgtaGCTCATCCTGATTGTTCTTCAAGGTTCTCAAGGTCTCTGCTTCGACCCCAAGTCTCCGACAGTGAAGTGGTCAGGATATCTGCATTCTTGTCTTAGCAGCATTCACACTTGAGCTCCTCTTGGCACATCTTTCATCTTCTAGGAAGACAATTCTGGACACGCATATCAAAGACGTGGCCTGCCGTGTGGCGTCGTCTTAAACCTCATTTGAAAAGGCCAAACACAGGGACAGGTAACACGACTGAGAGAGAGGAGCCTAAATGAACTTCAAGGGGGTGCCTCAATAAAATGGAAGCTAGTTCATTCTTTTAAGATGCAAGATTCACATTACGCCAGGTCAGAAAAGCAACGCTGGGGGGTCTAATGGACAGCTCTGCCCCGTCACTGCTTCTATAGACACGCATTCATTTTACAGCACGGACGGTGAGCTTACCTTCTTATGGCTGCTTTTCTCTTTAAGTTACTAAAGCTGCTGCTCTCTTCTCTTGACCAGTTTCCAAACTCTACGTATCTCAGGTTGTCGTCAACATTTTCTCCATTAGGAATAGTGACACAGAGTCTTACTTGAGCATTCCTTCTGACACGCTCACTTTCTGGGCTCTCTAACATATACTGGTCACCTTGAATTGGGGCAGGAAAAGCACTGCTGGACCCCTCACGAGCAAACGGCCCATCATCAAAACCTGGAGAAGATGCAAGGAAAGACGCGGCAGGATAGGCCAGAACTCGAGCAGCCCCAGAAGTCCCTCCAGGATGTGTTGCACAAGgaaaagatgtttggaacaaccgcTCGTCATCACAATGAGCTTCTTGCACGTAGCCATTATACTGCGCATTGGCAGCCGCAGCAGAGAAGTCATTCACAGAAAACACGTCAGGATACCGTAAAGGAGTTGCAGTCAAAGACACAGGCAGCAGAGACGAGTGGAGCCCTTCAGCAGCTCTGCTTTCTGTAATGAGCCATCTCTTGTTCTTTTTTTCGGGTAAACTTCTGGTGTGAATAACTGGAATCTTTGAATATCCTGCTGCAAAACACAAGAACGTATGAAAAGTGTGACTTTAGGGGGTCACTCAACAAAACTCAGCTCATCAATTCCATGCCTCATGAATTAAAAACCTGCAAGTCCATAAAGAGCCACTGCACTAAAGATTCTGTGTGGGTAGAGATTCCACCATTAGTGCCGAATTTACCCATAATCATTAGGAACACCCAGGTTCTAGTGGCAGAACTACATTTAAAGTCTTCTGAGGTCCTCTCTTCAGAATTTCtaacaggtcaggttggggagcctgcactggtcaGCACgctgtcgcacccaccacatgacgaattagcttgggatcccagttggcaaccccccagggagACACACGgtgcagtcccaccctccggaaatgaccatctattttggcctggtccagccactcaggtccccaacaaagAGGGtcttgtgagccggatcaccctctgagaatcatgccacatggccatagtgccataactgacgccccctcacaatgcaggtcatgtgcctcattcgggactccgtgagcaacacaaagtcaaaccagcggtgcccaaggattctccgaagagacacacatgaagaagtccagtcttcatctcaggtcactggatagcgtccatgtctcacaaccatatagggagcagcaggactctaaagacttggaccttcatccttttgcatagatatcgggagcgccacacacccctttgcagcgacctcatgacccaccatgttctcccaatctgtctactgacttcataggaagagtcacatgaatgtcaccgctcgatgaggtcgacactctctctgcagacagacacactcctaatggctgtgcccaaaaagtcattaaagacctggatctttgtttttatcaggacactcacaggcgcagacactcagacccctcactcagtctctcacgctccctgatcagagcctccactgaagatcacagcatcgtcagcaaagtcaagatccgtaaatctgtcttcaccaacagatgccccagagcCGCTGGACCTCACacccctgcccaacacccagtccatacaagcattgaacagagtaggagcagaacacactgctgacggaccccagaatcaactgggaaaaacacagagggtctgcctccactctgcacagcactcacagtcccagtaaacagggcggccatgatatccagcgacctcgaggggatcccgtgaagtctcaggatgtcccacagtgcagctcgatcaactgagtccaatgctttacgaaaatcgacaaaagctGCAAATAAACTCtgttgatattcatgtttgtgctcctttgagaaccctcagtgccaggatgcggtcgatggtagactctTTAGGCATAAAGCCAGaatgttccggtcgctggtaggtgagcaagtgatcacggatcctaatGATGACTTTACCCGGCACAGATAGCCATGTTATCCCCCAGTAGCTGCTTCagtcctttccagatagggaggACAAGTCCCGTTTTTCAGTTAGTTggaatgatgccagtctcccaaatggaagcaaagattgcttgcaatgccaggaggacagctttaccaccagcctggagaagttctcaACGGATACCACATACCCCTTCAGCTTTCACTATCTCAACTGGTGCcccacctgtgccatctcagtgataCGTGGGGGTTCacactaattggaggatcagcctcaagaactgcaGACCAGAGATATCCAGTGCCTTCACCGGAGGGtcagctttaaacaactgctcaaagtaaccaaccagcaggtcacaactgcagtgccaTCCTTAAGGACccttccatcagccaccctgacagAGACTCTCTGAGAAGCAGAACAGGATGTGCGTAATACTTccattcctctgtaagcaggacgtgcgTCACCTGCTCGAAGATTCCTCTatcaaacgcctccttatctgccctccaAGATCTCGCAACCTCCTCGCTCATTTTCCAGTACAGACTGGAGTTTCCATCAAGCTGTGAAGTACGGCTCCTCTCAATAATATCCAGGGtaccctgtgagatgaaacactaATAAAACCCGTCAGGAACCTTCAGGGTCTTATCACTTagggtctcccacatcacattaggatcggcagtcacacccaagtctgcaagttcctcacacaaactgcgtgcaaacttgtcagaaacagcctggtcttggagtctggtcaGTCCTGCCTCATTCTCCTAGGAGCTGGTAGCCTGCTGGACCTCAGCTGGATCTTCAAAGTAGCAACAAGTAGTCTGTGGtcaaaattcacaaactgggcacttctgtggaccctgcagttttgtaagagtcTCCAGCGTCTCACCACAAGGATgcgatcaatctccttcaccacaccaccagtattgcaGTACTAAGGCCAACAATGTggctcagggcgctggaaccaggatccagcgatccaCTTTCACAACCAGACCCATGGTGACCGACACAATCGTCATAGACAGCCCAGCACTGAAGTCACTCATGACCAGAGGAGGGGCcacatgggcacccatcaaccacccaGTGaagatgcaaataaaatgtctccctcactgaaaCATCACTCACTACAATCAGAGCACAcaatgagacaacagacaaggcacccagggactGCCGTAAtccgagtctcataatacgctcgttgaaaggcgTGACATTGGACACCACTGGAAGGAGCCAATCCGCCACAGCACCAGCTACTGCCAGAGCaagacagccatcagagcgaccagagtgccgccactgaaatgcggagtttacaaaGCTCCTTCAACAGCCGAGGAAGATGGTCGTCATACCGGAGACACAAGACGTTCCACGGGCCTACTTGGATGGGCCAGCtcaattaggacccaagtgctgccaaGCAGCAGGCAATGTCTCAGCACCTCACCAGTCCTGaaccccaacaggcctgaccccactgGCTCTCTGGAGATTCTGACTCTTCCATCCCCTTCAAACTGCGAGCATAGAGCAGTCCTGTCTGCCAAAAGACAGGTGACATTGTCTAACAGGGGACATCTTAATATCCAAAATTTAAACCCATCAATCTCTCCACGCCATTTCCACCTTTTCTATGCTAGAATCTGTCTGGTGACATCTCCAAGGAGCTTACTTAATGGTGCCACGTCCACagtgtaaaaaagaccaaaactACTCCAGCTCTGGCCTCACTAGTGCGTGACATGGTGTGGAGTGAAGCTGAAGGGACTTCTAACAGATGTCCTCGAAGCAAATGTAGAAGCAATCCTGACCCCAGGATATGATTGACAGAGGTGTCTCCAGCAGAGGCTAAATAACCGATAAGAAGAACAGAAAAAGGAGAGGTTAGGATCAGTGGCAGTCACAAGAAGACATTACAAACGCACAGCCATTCAGCTGCTCGCTCTTCAGGCCCATCTCGTGTGACACTTCGAGTCATGGAGTTGTTGCAAAACAGGAGGGGAGAGCAGTTTTAAATGGGACGGGTGCTGCTCAGATTCATGAGTGTAGGTGTGCATGTCAAAGCAAGACAAATGGACGCTGAGTGAGCAGTGAGAGGGTTAGGGCTAACTAATTAAGTACGCACGTGCAGTGAGCAGCTCCTGGTGGCCATTAGCGCAGCACCTACGCTAATTGTGTAAAGTGTCTGAGGACCCAGTGATCGCTTAGCAGGTAACGACTGAGCTGGCACAGAGATTCCTGTGGGTACCAACAGAGATGTCGAGGATGGAGCTTTAGTTGTCTCCTCATTGGCATCAGTCCATCCGGCTACAACCTACTAGATGTCCCAACAGGAGCTGGCAGCACCCATTACACATCTCGTACATGAATGAAACCAGTTTATTAGCTATACCTGCTCAGACATTACATTTATGTAACATATTTCAGGAGTCTTTGAAAATGATAAGTCATTCTGTGATTCATAGCTGCCTTCATTACCCAAATCACCATGACGTTTTATTAATGATGGACTGACATTTGTTATGTCACGACAGTCCAAAGTCCAGAATCCTGGTTAAGAAATCCCAGCCGTGTGGAGCTTGGAGAACACAATGAATGACAACTCCAGTCACTGTGGGTGTGAATTCACGTGTGCACGTGGCTACGGCAGCATATCACCGTGTAGTGAGAAGAAACcccaaatcattctttaaaaaatggcCAACCACAGTGCACGTCTCACAGCGTCTAGTATGGCAAACGGCACTTGGGAGGCGATGCCATGTCACTGCTGTCCCTTGTTTCTTGGCACGAACAGCAGACATTTGCCACTGTGGCACATGCCCTATCCACCCCTCCTTCATTACCTTATGGCACCATGCccttgtattaggatatagcgggttggataatgactgactgaccgaccGACCGACCAACTGACCACATTCTGTCTTTTATCTCTTTAATCAGAAGAAAATGATTCTTTAGTATTTATgttgcaaatttttaaaatggtactaAGATATGACTGACCTTCAGGCTGGTCTCCATGCTCTTCAAATAGTCCAACATTTAcattagaaatgtctttgtgcttTGGTTCAGAAATTGTCTCACctacaacaaaacaaatacagaCGTTACAGGAGTTTTCATCCAAACTGTAATCTTTTTAAACTGCCCAAGTCATTCCCAGTAGCAGAGACTGGCAGACACCAATGCCAATCCTTCACCGAGCACACTCACACCTAGTGGCCAAATGCGAGGACGCACCATCAGCAATGAAACTGGAGAACATGAGGTAAATGCACATGGGTGAGGAATGAAAATGTCACATCGACGGAACAAAGGAGAATCCAAACAAAGTGTCCGGCACCAAAGTAGCAAAGCTGTTCACGTGGTCGCCACCTTATGACCCATCAGTCCCCACCACTACACCAACACTGTGATCAGCCACTTAATGAACCTTCTGATTTACTGCAGCAAATTGTAAAGTAAGGACGGTGACATCAGGGACGTCTGGAGGCTGCCAACGGTCTGTGACAAAGAGAAAGTTGGACCAGGCAGTCCCCTGTTTGATCCTAATGCACAGTGGAAGCCGTGTTTTGGTGGAATATGAATGTTATGATATGAATCTGCCACGCTTCTGGCTATCACATTCAATAAAAGGCTTAGCGTTCTCTCACCAGAGCAAAGAGTGAAGTTGGTTTCTTTCACAGCAGGGACAGCAAACATCAGCTGCATGCAGGGAAGAAAAGCAAGAAATAGCTTAGGAGGGGAATGCAAGGCAGagtcagcaattttaagatcacCAGTTTGATAGCAAAGGGTTGTAAGGCGGTTCGTGCGTGTCGAGTGTGCGGCCGAGCAGCACGGTGCTTCTGCACACTAGACTTAGAGAACAAACCAAAGCAACGGCGCAGGGAGAAGACTTCAGGCCTATACTTGGAGCCCAGAGACGTGAATATCACTTCAAGATTTACACATGGGtgggtagacagacagacaattcaTTTGTCCACAAGGGTTTTCTAAGGATATCGGGTAACAAAATTGGAGATGACAGCTTTCTCCTCTCTTTCTAGCTCAGTCTTAGGCCAGACGCTGACCACACGACTGAGTCAAGGAAgacttgatgactgcagttgcCGATCTTATTGCCTTGagaatgtcagattacatgacgaGGAGTTGCAGAGGAAGAAAAGTtcatgtgacttgtcagcacaCTTTCAAACTTCACAGGCAGCGCATGCTACAACTCACTAggactctctaagaaggcaatGAGTGACATCACATCACTGAAAAGTCACACCAGGTGACCTCAGTAACTTATTAGGTACTTCAGTGTTGACCTTACAAATCACATTACTTTTAATTCACGTTACTTATTCACAGTAACTGAAGCCCTTAGTGAGTGAGCTGACGAAGACCAAAAGGGTTAATTATCTACGCGGCTCTTCACCTCAGCCAGCTGAGTGTCCTGTGAGACTAAGTGCCAACTGCTCCTGGGTGACCTGAGCGTCAGTTAATAAAAATCATTTCTCATGGCATATATAAAAACTCTCCCTGGCCACGACTAACCTGCAGAGTGCGTCACATTCTCTCCACAACTTCCAACTGCTACTTCAGGCGGCTGACCAGCCTTTGGCTCAGAAACCTTTTCAACTGCAAGAGAAATAAAAGGAGAAAGTGACTAAAAGTTTATTCAAATATGCAGCAGAAATGGGGGGCGCTGATGGAATACAAAAGCTGCTCTGACGTGGCAGGCTGTCATTTAGTAAAGCAGAGAAGAAACAGCAAAGGCCCAGCTGAATGGCGGCTGCTGTACGGCTGGGGGGGGGTGAGGTTTAGACTTGACGTGGGCTTCACTCTCCACTCCTCAGCATCCATCATGCATCTGTAAAGGGATGGATTCTCCACTCCACATAACGAGAACAAGGTCTGTGCCACAAATGCCAAGGCGCCGGTAAGTCAGACACCCGAGTAGCAACAGGTGCTCGAAGGTAACAAGGAGCTCATTGGCGGACATCACCTACAGAAACATTAGATTGTCCCGTGATGAAGTTATCTCACCAACCTTTAGGATGATTTCCAAAATCACTGAGTATTACAGAATCAGCCTTTGGAAAGCTGGCCTGTGGCGCGTTGCCTTGCTTCATACCTGTGTAACAAGatagaaaaggaaaaagattGTCAGCCTCTcagttatttactttattttatatcatCTTTAACAGCAAACACCACTGCCAGACACGTGAAGAGATCAACAAGATTATCAATAAATACCAAACCTAAAAATGGAGTAGCACAACAATAACCCTTAAGATCTTCATCAACAGTGGGCACCAGGAGAACCCTGATATGCCCGACAAAAGTCAAGAAGGGCACGACGACACTGACAAAGCAGCATCAAgcagggctaaagaaaaggacCACAGGGtgctcggaggtgggctctcgaGGCTAGCGGGTGTTTACTTCTTCTGTCTTTATACTGCGTATGTGCAAACTCTGGTGCTTACTTCATATTTTTAACatcgtttgtgtgtcagctttgtAAAGAAgcttttcactcattcattttttgacGTACTCAACGTGTCACATATCTTGTCACCAACTTGAATTGCTGTGAGGACATGTGCGTCTCCTGATGTGTCGCAGGTCCTTCTCATACGAAGTTAGTAAAACATCATCGTCAtgaagctcaccaatcctatccttCTACAAAAAACATCAGGGTGACATccgaaggtccctaaagtccaactgtctGCCACCCTGCTTGGCCACTTGTGCCACGTGTCTGTGTTTCTTTGTAGGAAGTAAACCTTTTCAACGTTTATGGAAGACGTGCCCTGAAGAACTGCGGTAGATAACAGGCCTGCTGGACTAATTccttccataattttaaacattttgaccaGGTTTCCTCTAAATCTCTATGTGCTGAATctgtaaaggttcagctccttcaatatCCCTCAATGGCTCATACCTCTCACTGCTGGACCCGGCCAAGTTGCTCGCCTCTGTGAATCTCCCCTAGCGCAGTGGGGTCTTTTTTGTAAcagagacccaaactgcactggtgcattataaagcttaagaaGTCTGATCTCCTTTGACTTTACTCTACACAATGGTAggtgaaatgcaaaataaaatgtacatacatGCTGCCGCgcacacatattgtatatatgtatatacactgcATACATACGgtgtacactttattaatatgtataaaaTTGACGGGGTGCCCAATGGATGCTGAAGGCCTTTGAGCCAACACAGAATGAATAGCGTTGAGAATGGCAGACCTTCAGAGATTCATCCTCTCTGCTAGGTGTGTGCCAGGACCAGTCCCCCCCATATGTCACAGTCACAAGATCAGCTGCAGAGGTCCGTCACTGCAGGGTGTCTCTCTAAGATGACCGATAACCTGGATGGCCTTCAGCAGACAACAGACAAGCATTCTGATAGTGTGTAGTGAATCAAAATGGAAAATCGTGGAGTTACGTGTGTGAGAAAGGGGCAGCTACAGGACTGAGTCATTCTTCATGATAAATCGGACACCAGAGAGAGGTGGTGGGCAGATTGGGTGACCTCTGAAAGGAAGGAAGCCTCACCACATGTAATGTAAGGAGAACTGTGAGCTCGTGAATTTGGACTGGGAGAAATGTAACAAGAATGTCATAGCTGGGATGAAACTTGCATACGGGGCTATGAAAAAGGATTCGCCCCCTTCCTGAGATCCTCTATTCTGTCACAGATCTTTTGATCAAATGC includes:
- the si:ch211-199g17.2 gene encoding uncharacterized protein si:ch211-199g17.2 isoform X3: MAREVQDFAKDSVEDNFSEGYKLLEKIGKKKTEDAEKKPQTKPKPRTAQSFYCELCSLSCFVESQLMMHIMGNTHRERMEKRAVGSGEQNVDNLCPLYDYAKNPSRREPVIGLEFVVEFVCKTPSLAPQYFCTLCRFISRADFIFHIISWKHRYNYVKKAYPLMDPTANQVTKSLEAYLKETARTIETLDGHSGIQMRFIIASEYHEVMRPNYEIAELLLKNGTPVVNGKPSESSADAHPPDIKEPDADNPEQKVSSDNFVFYGGFWKPNQGMKQGNAPQASFPKADSVILGDFGSHPKVEKVSEPKAGQPPEIAVGNCGENPTHSAAGLLLKNGTPVINGKPSESSADAHPPGMKQGNAPQASFPKADSVILSDFGNHPKGETISEPKHKDISNVNVGLFEEHGDQPEAGYSKIPVIHTRSLPEKKNKRWLITESRAAEGLHSSLLPVSLTATPLRYPDVFSVNDFSAAAANAQYNGYVQEAHCDDERLFQTSFPCATHPGGTSGAARVLAYPAASFLASSPGFDDGPFAREGSSSAFPAPIQGDQYMLESPESERVRRNAQVRLCVTIPNGENVDDNLRYVEFGNWSREESSSFSNLKRKAAIRSDGDCEGSPWKVPTLDNEAHVKAEAECRTPHMKVTVEQLSRTLLEYKKNLKNAKILLSKEEEHSRALPPPSGYVRIRLDSDHRDSGAAEQMTPPSRPCVDSSACLLALSRNGGGGAEVEYAVNSLLSEQRNATSLPLSAQRESRPPFRILSGTQCWARGFN
- the si:ch211-199g17.2 gene encoding uncharacterized protein si:ch211-199g17.2 isoform X1, with the protein product MAREVQDFAKDSVEDNFSEGYKLLEKIGKKKTEDAEKKPQTKPKPRTAQSFYCELCSLSCFVESQLMMHIMGNTHRERMEKRAVGSGEQNVDNLCPLYDYAKNPSRREPVIGLEFVVEFVCKTPSLAPQYFCTLCRFISRADFIFHIISWKHRYNYVKKAYPLMDPTANQVTKSLEAYLKETARTIETLDGHSGIQMRFIIASEYHEVMRPNYEIAELLLKNGTPVVNGKPSESSADAHPPDIKEPDADNPEQKVSSDNFVFYGGFWKPNQGMKQGNAPQASFPKADSVILGDFGSHPKVEKVSEPKAGQPPEIAVGNCGENPTHSAAGLLLKNGTPVINGKPSESSADAHPPGMKQGNAPQASFPKADSVILSDFGNHPKVEKVSEPKAGQPPEVAVGSCGENVTHSAGETISEPKHKDISNVNVGLFEEHGDQPEAGYSKIPVIHTRSLPEKKNKRWLITESRAAEGLHSSLLPVSLTATPLRYPDVFSVNDFSAAAANAQYNGYVQEAHCDDERLFQTSFPCATHPGGTSGAARVLAYPAASFLASSPGFDDGPFAREGSSSAFPAPIQGDQYMLESPESERVRRNAQVRLCVTIPNGENVDDNLRYVEFGNWSREESSSFSNLKRKAAIRSDGDCEGSPWKVPTLDNEAHVKAEAECRTPHMKVTVEQLSRTLLEYKKNLKNAKILLSKEEEHSRALPPPSGYVRIRLDSDHRDSGAAEQMTPPSRPCVDSSACLLALSRNGGGGAEVEYAVNSLLSEQRNATSLPLSAQRESRPPFRILSGTQCWARGFN